One Metopolophium dirhodum isolate CAU unplaced genomic scaffold, ASM1992520v1 scaffold1, whole genome shotgun sequence DNA segment encodes these proteins:
- the LOC132953225 gene encoding uncharacterized protein LOC132953225, which yields MDKVTFQHDVDYNNMTNPTKDQVWEADKKSMLAAMNTTDKYYGNIATIVGLGLKNIAERTHEAITGSNSAIYPQCGSEQPDQQNKDKDAKGAESKGNAEPPDTTTKSTNNTDSSRQLRTDHQHVDNVDNNFSTSGNNMETPTSSSKRTTDSPAEYSFNKKSNMVLPDTANATAFDSDTGNPSAENAVLPRPTHITTGYTMVFKKCHSFISYGLAWKMLDLSSTVKGLHVVTTSLNHIPVEYPFLYLSPSEYKLVSTTPGSLCKHVKVNVVMRNPRTVFETNATTSSLATLNQNKFAVVAHNLTNITRGVNYKYGFGTTDAMNPTSCSDDNSKY from the exons ATGGACAAGGTCACGTTCCAACACGATGtcgattataacaatatgaccAACCCGACAAAAGATCAAGTATGGGAAGCAGATAAAAAATCAATGTTGGCAGCAATGAATACTACCGATAAATACTATGGTAACATTGCCACAATTGTTGGCCTTGGGCTCAAAAACATAGCAGAACGTACACACGAAGCGATTACCGGCAGTAACAGCGCAATATACCCACAGTGCGGTAGTGAACAACCTG ATCAACAGAACAAGGACAAAGACGCAAAAGGAGCAGAGTCCAAGGGTAATGCAGAACCACCTGATACCACAACAAAATCAACAAATAACACTGACTCGAGCCGACAATTGCGTACTGATCACCAGCACGTCGATAACGtcgataataatttttcaactagCGGTAATAATATGGAGACACCTACATCGTCGTCCAAGAGGACTACTGATTCCCCAGCGGAATATTCTTTTAATAAGAAATCCAATATGGTTTTACCTGATACTGCTAACGCCACTGCTTTTGACAGTGATACGGGAAATCCCAGTGCTGAAAATGCTGTATTACCTAGACCCACACACATTACAACAGGTTATACTATGGTATTCAAAAAATGTCATTCATTTATATCATACGGATTGGCTTGGAAAATGTTGGACTTATCTTCTACAGTAAAAGGATTGCACGTGGTAACAACGTCGTTGAATCACATACCGGTTGAATAtccatttttgtatttatcgcCCAGCGAATACAAGCTAGTGAGTACTACACCGGGTTCGTTGTGTAAACACGTAAAAGTGAATGTCGTCATGCGTAATCCGCGAACGGTCTTCGAGACAAATGCAACTACGTCTAGTTTGGCTACActgaatcaaaataaatttgccGTGGTCGCACATAATTTAACTAACATTACTCGGGGTGTGAACTACAAATACGGTTTTGGAACAACCGATGCGATGAATCCGACTTCGTGTTCCGATgacaatagtaaatattaa